The genomic segment aaaaaaagaaaaaatattattagcTGATAGAAAAggattattagaaaaatataacgAAAGTagaaaagaattaaaattgataaaagataaaattaaacaggCAGGTTTGAATATTGATGATAGTAGTGATATAACACTCAATTTTGATAAAGTTAATAACCtgtatgaaaaatttaaaaataaaaaagaaaataatgataatgatttaatagaaaataataaattaaataatacaattcatatacaaaatttattaattgataCAAAGGTATgatatataaagatatttattttattatcatattttttagaaaacatTTGAAACCGATAGTAAAtcattgaataaaaaaatagaaaatctttacaaaataaatattgaaaaggATATTCGTATAGCTAATTTAGAAAGTGCAAATGAAATATCAACATTAAAAGTTGCTGAGTTGGCAAATGAAAATACATCTTACttagaaaaaatatcatcTCTAGAGAAAGAAATAGAacagttaaaaaatatgacatCTCATAGTAGAAAAAATTCTTTAGTATCAGAGGAAGAAGATAAAAGTTTTGATTTATGTaaacaaaaacaaaattttgaaataatagaaaataacttaaattataacatttcaaatatttttgaaaacgATAATAAGTGCCGGACATCTATTTGTCACAAATGCTCTATCAATGTGTGCAaagaattgataaaaaaagatgacttagatagtattttaaaagagaTAACAAATATATCTTTCGATATGATGAATGTAAGTTGATaagtaaacaaaaataatattaaatttaatattatattcatttatttaagaTCAAATCATATATGTTAGAAAATTTacaatcatttaaaaaagaaattaatcatttactttttatgtTGATTGATGACGCAAATAGTTTTGTTAAagatgtatataaaaaacaatcattagaaatagaaaaatttaaaaaaataataaaagaacaACGTGAAGaaattgatttattaaaaaaatattcagaaatatgtaaaattaaagGACAAATCCAAGGAAACAGTAATAATTTTGAGAGAAAACGATCACTATCAAGAAACTCCTCTACAACAACTGATTTGTATTcattaattaatgataaaaataatcatcaTCATAATGAGAATGTGAAAtcaaatttaacaaatactGAAGAGACTGTTCTTGTTCATCACTATGTTGAacaattaacaaaaaaagaaaaaattcttgaaaatattcaaaaagaatttgttttattggagggaaaatataatgattgccttaaagaaaaattaggAGCGCAAATGGAGTATGAATCACAAATTCAACTTCTTCAAGATCAAATTCGTGATATACGAGGTTCAACAAAACAATTACAGGTTAAtgattttcaatatataagaaatgtatttataagttatttaaatactAGAAGTAATGATTTCATAAGCCGCCGTAATATGCTAAAAGCTCTTGGACAAGTATTAAGTCTTAGCAATTTAGACCTTCATAGAATTGATACATTTaagtaaatatattcttCATAGCATATTATCTAtagtaattaaatataaatatatgataagattatattaataataatattattaaagatcTTTTTTTAGTATCAAGTAACTATTTACATAAAaccttttttataatttaaatatatgattttattttatattattatcataaaaattattattaaaacttttttttttatcactataacattttgataagacaataattttgttaaaaaaatttttctttaatatataactatAATTACTATACTATAGTAATAtatcttaaatatataatattaatttaaaagttataataaccattttgaaaataacttatataacaattaaaaatttaatgtattattagattgtctaatcatttttaatagttagGCCTTCAGTAGTAACTgtcaatattatttgaacATTATTATCTATACTTTATAATCTTTATTCTTTACACTAATGCTTGTTTGATTGACCATCCTTAGATTAGATTAGATATTTTTTGACCTATctatagttaaaaatatcatatataaagagtagtaatttttattatttttgtcatttaaaacaaaatattatggGTAAGgtaagttattttatttttatataaaaataattaaaaatatattttaagatattaatctttttattaccactttttattacaatttttggACAGTTAGATGATTTTGATCCTGAAAATCTTTCTGGACAAGATTTAATTGATTATGTTAATAGTAAACAAAGTTCATGGAGAGCAGAATATCATGAAAGAATAAATTCTTATGATGCTAGAGTTAGATATGGATTAATGGGTGTTAATCATGTTCGTAATTCTGTTAAAGCTAGAAAACATGTCTCTGCAACAAAAGATCTTGTTATGGATATTCCAGAATCATTTGATGCTCGTGATGCCTGGCCAGAATGtgatagtattaaaaaaataagagaTCAAAGTAGTTGTGGAAGTTGTTGGTCAACATCAATGGTTGAAGCTGCTTCTGATAGAATTTGTATTCATTCAGAGGGTCAAATTCAAGTAACCCTTTCAAATGTTGATCTTCTTAGTTGTTGTAAATCATGTGGTTTTGGATGTAATGGTGGAGATCCATTCTCAGCAtggaaatattttgttaagaCAGGTATTGTTACTGGATCTGGTTTTAAAGAACATTCTGGATGCCGTTATTATCCTTTCCCTAATTGTGAACATCATTCTAATAAGACAACTTATAAACCATGTCAACATGATCTTTATCCAACACCAAAATGTGAAAGAAAATGTCAATCAGGTTATACAGACAAAAGTTATGAacaagataaattttatggAAGAATTGCTTATTCAATAAAGGATGATGAAATTGCTAttcaaaaagaattaatGGCAAATGGTCCTATACAAGTTGCTTTTGAAGTTTACGATGAtttcttaaattataaagaagGTGTGTATCATCATGTTGGTGGCAAACTTGGTGGTGGACATGCTGTTAAAATGATTGGATGGGGTGTTGATAATGGTGAAAAATATTGGCTTATTGCCAACTCATGGAATGAAGATTGGGGTGAGAATGGTTTCTTTAGAATAAGAAGAGGTACTGATGAATGTGGTATTGAATC from the Strongyloides ratti genome assembly S_ratti_ED321, chromosome : X genome contains:
- a CDS encoding GRIP domain-containing protein; the encoded protein is MGDKKQNIKITNNPSSDVELYKQKIQTLLQAYKEQEDEKRRLQEVVETMKMVTVDDESVNKLRSMLAEGEKQRLKKEKILLADRKGLLEKYNESRKELKLIKDKIKQAGLNIDDSSDITLNFDKVNNLYEKFKNKKENNDNDLIENNKLNNTIHIQNLLIDTKKTFETDSKSLNKKIENLYKINIEKDIRIANLESANEISTLKVAELANENTSYLEKISSLEKEIEQLKNMTSHSRKNSLVSEEEDKSFDLCKQKQNFEIIENNLNYNISNIFENDNKCRTSICHKCSINVCKELIKKDDLDSILKEITNISFDMMNIKSYMLENLQSFKKEINHLLFMLIDDANSFVKDVYKKQSLEIEKFKKIIKEQREEIDLLKKYSEICKIKGQIQGNSNNFERKRSLSRNSSTTTDLYSLINDKNNHHHNENVKSNLTNTEETVLVHHYVEQLTKKEKILENIQKEFVLLEGKYNDCLKEKLGAQMEYESQIQLLQDQIRDIRGSTKQLQVNDFQYIRNVFISYLNTRSNDFISRRNMLKALGQVLSLSNLDLHRIDTFK
- a CDS encoding Cathepsin B, producing MGKILIFLLPLFITIFGQLDDFDPENLSGQDLIDYVNSKQSSWRAEYHERINSYDARVRYGLMGVNHVRNSVKARKHVSATKDLVMDIPESFDARDAWPECDSIKKIRDQSSCGSCWSTSMVEAASDRICIHSEGQIQVTLSNVDLLSCCKSCGFGCNGGDPFSAWKYFVKTGIVTGSGFKEHSGCRYYPFPNCEHHSNKTTYKPCQHDLYPTPKCERKCQSGYTDKSYEQDKFYGRIAYSIKDDEIAIQKELMANGPIQVAFEVYDDFLNYKEGVYHHVGGKLGGGHAVKMIGWGVDNGEKYWLIANSWNEDWGENGFFRIRRGTDECGIESGAVAGIPKLKQIRGRYYNHVAIDDNSDEFFF